From the Salmo trutta chromosome 25, fSalTru1.1, whole genome shotgun sequence genome, the window TctgcttgtttttttgtttgttttttacccatctaccaataggtgccctccttttacaaaaacctccctggtctttgtggttgaatctgtttgtttgaaattcactgctcgactgagggaccttacttacagataattgtatgtgtgtggtacagagatgaggtagtcattcaaaaatcatgttgaacactattgcacacaatgagtccatgcaacttaaaacctcttaaggatcggtcccttttttacatttttgcctaAGATGACATACCCGTAGCTGTAGcttaggacctgaagcaaggatatgcatattcttgaaacagtttgaagtttgtggaaatgggaaattaatgtaggagaataacacattagatctggtaaaagataatacaatggGGGGAAAAAACTTGTTAATTTTATTTTGTTTCccccatctttgaaatgcaagagaaaggccataaagtattattccagtttaggcgcaatttagattttggccacttcAGTTTTGACTGATCCAATGacccattgcatttctgttcaaaatgttgtatcaaatctgcccaaatgtgcctaattggtttattaatacatttaagtTCATAACTGCACTTTCCTCAAAcgatagcatggtattatttcactgtaatgggtattgtaaatcggacagtaCAGTtacattaacaagaatttaagctttctgcccatatcagatgtctatgtcctgggaattgttcttgttacttacaaccttaagctaatcacattagcgcatgttagctcaaccgtcctgcagGGGagcaccgatcctgtagaggttttaactaCTTCACTAGTCAACCTCAATACTACCTTGTTGTATTGCTTTGAGATTTGCGGATTGTTTTGTCTTTTTTAAATGACCTGATTTTGTCTCCTCACTTCTGCAGGTTCCAGACTACTTTGACATTATCAAAAAGCCCATTGCGCTGAGCACTATCCGAGAAAAGGTTAACAACTGTGCATATAAAACAGCCAGTAAGTTGATATTTTGCTTTTCTGTGTTAACTAACACATGTTTATGCCGTCATGTTTCTGTACTTCACCAGATGGggacttttttttctctctcacagcGGCGTACGTTGAGGACGTGGAACTCATGTTCGCCAACTGTTTACAATACAACCCTCAGCACACAAATGAAGCTAAAGCAGGAGCAAGGCTCCAAGCCTTCTTCAACTCCGAGATCTCTAACCTGGGGCTGGCGGACCGGACCACTCCTCCACCGAAGCGGTCCCGGATGTAAAGCTGATTGACTGAAACTACTTGGACGTATTCATTaatgcacaccgtagcaaaatgtttttttaCCTGGATGTTTTTCGACAAAAACAagtttattggacaaattcaggtagtccCTTCCTGTTTCGCTTTTGTTTTCATCCATTTGTTTTCTAGTGAATACCATCATTCATTGGAAAGTCTGAACATTCCCAAAGCATTGTGCAGTGTAATATCATTCCCTCAAGATAATGCAGGAACAACTATCTCGCTGTGAAAGTATTTGCACTGAATATTTGAAAACTACTCTTTTCTATTCGTATTCACTCAGGGAAAACGAATTGTGGTTGGAAATAAGTGTTTAACAGTGCATTTTTATATTTTGTATCTTGTGAGCATTTCTACACTTTCTTTGTGCACATACTTTTCTTCGACCATTTCAGTTAATTTAGATGACTTGAGTATTAAGTTTTTAATATGGACAGTTTTGCATTTGTTCGTTTCACAGTAGTGAACAGTAAAAACAAATTTTGCATGGACTGTTTCAGGTTCCCATCTTTCAGGGAAACACTACACTGGAATCTGATTTACTGTTCCTTATTTCCTATAATTCATTGGTTATTTATTTTAGTTAAGCTAAGAACTTGctttaaattatatttttataGAACGTTTGTTTTTGTAAAGAATTATTGGCATCGTTTTTAGTTCAAACTATAGGAAACTGTTTGGGGTAGGGTTTAAATATGGAGTTTTGTCCCCATTTCTTTCTCACCTCTGCTTTTGTATTTGCTATCGTGTATATTTTctatatgtaaaaaataaattcaGTTTTAATATTTCTTGGTCAGCTCTCACTTGTTGCCAATCTCTGATGCATAAATATAGGGTGCATGAATATATTAATGGCGTCTATATTTTAGGTTATTTTTTTCTACACCTCACTGAGATAAAATGGGCTCGATCTTTTGATAGGGTTTGAGAAATAACTTAACTTTCCTGGTGTGTAGAAGTCCGCAAGTCAATTTAGCTTTGTTGTCAACCGTATGTCACAGGACAAATTCCCCTTATCCCATTGCTGAGCCCGCCCGCCGCAAGTGCAGTGGCTCATACCACCCGGTCAGGACGTTCATTCCCATATCTCTATACCCCTAAAGATTTCACCACATAATAGCAAATCTCACGGGACCGACGATCTTACAACATGGTAGGATAATTTACTCTTCTAGTTGAGTGCTGAAGCTACTCTGGAAGTTTCTAGTTGAGTGATGATTTTAACTTTTTGTAACTTTGTTGCAACATTGGGTAGTGTTCGACAGTAACATTGGCTTGCTTGCTTACGCACCAACGTCTTGATTGCTGGTTACAGTTCGACATTCCGCAGTGGTGAGCTATAGCTACAAGGtttgttatttatatatatatatatatatatatatatataaaaacgtGATTTCGTTTGTAAAATCAGTTCCAATTTAGGATTGTTACAGGGCCTGCATCCTCAGGCGGCCATTTTAACCTAATTATAGCGCAGTCCGCTATCTAACGTTTCTCACTCTACTACTGACAGTTACCTTCATGATCTGAAAGTTTAGCCaagttggcttgctagctaataACATAGCTACCTGATAGCAATTACATTTTCTACACGACAAGCCACATTTAATGATTGGGACAATCTAACGTCAACTTGTAATTGTCTTGCCTGCCTCCTGTGTTGTTTGATTGCACTCAAGCCAATACGCCCATGCGGGTTTGCAAAAGTTAATACTGTTCCCATAGCTACTGGTTTACTGTAGTGGGCCTAACCGACTAAACTCAACTATTTACAATATAGTTGAGTGGCGACGCACTGGAGCTACGAAGTCATACACAATTATTTCAGGACCCAAAAGACAAGTGTGCAATTGCAGGCTATGCTTTGCGTGCTCAAATCAGTCGTTTTTAAAAACGTAATTTTGTGACGTTGTTGCTCCAGTCCGCCCATACTGATCGCACCTCAACACAACTCGTGGAGTTGAGTTTAATCGGCTACGGTGGGCGTTGACACATGCACATGTTGCTATACACCAAGCGAGTTACCTGTCTCATTCACTGACGGTTGACAGTGTGGTTGTCACCAACTAGTCACTGGTCAGCGAGTGTCGTGCACTCTTTTGATATATTGAGGGTGGCTAATCAGCAGTCACCACTGTTGGAATGTCCTAATATTGCCACAGCTTGGCTTTCTGGTCCGATTGTCATCTTTAATAGAGAGAACACTTTGGCCAACTGACATAGCAGCCTATGTAGTAGCCCGAAGGCCGATAGATGGCGATATTGTTGATCCAAACGCATGTGTATGCAGTCGGTAATACACTCCTATACCCCGTGGACCGGTTCGTACCTAAAACGTTCTCCATTCAAGGCCGAAAAGTCGTCGATTTCCTCCTTAACTACATTTACTGGCGAGAAGACCATTTCCACCACCATGATAATGTTACATCCTGATGTTGCGCCCTGCTTTCAGCCAGAGTTAACAACGGACTGCTGCAAGCTAATTGGCTGAACGCGATTCGCAACATCCACGACCAGCATTCCTAGGCGCATTAGCGCTTTAGCATTGTAGTGGAAATGTGTGTCTCATAAAGAAAGTACGCATATTTTTCGTTTTTTAAGTCTACTCCAAGacaaaataaaaaaggtgaaaaaataaaaatctatgcctttgcagcctgaatcGAGAATGTTTTAGGTACGAACCGGTCCGAGGGGGATATGAGTGTATTGCCGGCTGCATACAAAGCTTTTGGACGGTAAAATGAAACCATCAATACGCCATCTCCCGGCCTGCAGCCTATGCAAAATGACTCGGCATGTGTGGTGGTAGGTAGTGCCAGAGTAAAATGGTGTTGATTCGTTGTGAGTGTCAAAGGAAAGAAAGGCTATGATCAATGCTGCACTcacttgttattctgtctgcatgactactggtagctagctacatactgtatgtgtgaaggTTTGTATTTGTAATACCTTGTTAAGGAAAGCATTTCCCATCGCCATGCTGTTAGCTATAGACCTAGATTCAATGTCCACATCATAAATAAACAGGATGTCTTTGCAGTCTTTAATATCAGCCATGTACCCTGTGTTTACTAGCTATTGAAGAGACGACAACAATAATCTAGGCTGCTATATCATCTGGTTCACATTTGAGTTCTAAATCACACCTTGAATGAACCTTGTATATCATTCTCCCCTCTTTCCACAGGCCTCAGGTGTCACTGTCAACGATGAAGTCATCAAGGTCTTCAATGACATGAAGGTCAGGAAGTCATCCTCTACCGAAGATGTAAAAAAGCGTAAAAAGGCTGTGCTGTTTTGCCTCAGCGATGACAAGAAGAAGATCATCGTAGAGGAGGGCAAGTGGATCCTCGTTGGTGACATTGGGGAGTCGGTGGACGACCCATACGCCTGTTTTGTCAAGCTTTTACCGCTCAACGATTGCAGATACGGCTTATACGATGCCACATACGAAACAAAAGAATCCAAGAAAGAAGACCTGGTATTTATATTTTGGTAAGTTTGTACGTTGCCCTTTGTTAGTTTGAAAGGTGCAAAGCTACTGTCAATAATGTTTCTTAAAAGCCTATATTCCCTAGCTTGGCTGGGGTGTCATTTGGTAGGCACCCTAGATCAGTGGCTGTGTCAACCACTGGTTCAATCGCTGGGATCTGACAGTGATTGAGTGTTATTAAGTGTTATCAGGAGGACCATAGCTTGGTGGTCCCTGGTATAaaaagtttgagaaacagaaacatTGCTGCTGCTTTCATTTGTGTAGTATGGATTACTATGTAATAAGCCGTTATTAGCTAGGCTTATTAAGTCATTGTGTTTCCTTCCTCATTCCAGGGCACCTGAGGGTGCGCCCTTGAAAAGCAAGATGATCTATGCTAGCTCTAAAGATGCCATTAAAAAGAAGTTCACAGGTAAGTGAAAATTGCTATATACAATCGCTATTCCTGTATGTTTGACCTGATATTGAATGATCGTGTGGTTCAGTAATTTATTCAGGTGATGTCAGAGAATTTGCATggtaaaaacatttacatttacatttaagtcatttagcagacgctcttatccagagcgacttacaaattggtgcattcaccttatgatatccagtggaacaaccactttacaatagtgcatctaaatcttttaagggggggggttagaaggattactttatcctatcctaggtattccttaaagaggtggggtttcaggtgactccggaaggtggtgattgactccgctgtcctggcgtcgtgagggagcttgttccaccattggggtgccagagcagcgaacagttttgactgggctgagcgggaactgtgcttcctcagaggtagggaggcgagcaggccagaggtggatgaacgcagtgcccttgtttgggtgtagggcctgatcagagcctgaaggtacggaggtgccgttcccctcacagctccgtaggcaagcaccatggtcttgtagcggatgcgagcttcaactggaagccagtggagagagcggaggagcggggtgacgtgagagaacttgggaaggttgaacaccagacgggctgcggcgttctggatgagttgtaggggtttaatggcacaggcagggagcccagccaacaagtgcctggattaggacctgcgccgcttcctgtgtgaggcagggtcgtactctgcgaatgttgtagagcatgaacctacaggatcgggtcaccgccttgatgttagtggagaacgacagggtgttgtccagggtcacgccaaggttcttagcactctgggaggaggacacaagggagttgtcaaccgtgatggcgagatcatggaacgggcagtccttccccgggaggaagagcagctccgtcttgccaaggttcagcttgaggtggtgatccgtcatccacactgatatgtctgccagacatgcagagatgcgattcgccacctggttatcagaagggggaaaggagaagattaattgtgtgtcgtctgcatagcaatgataggagagaccatgtgaggatatgacagagccaagtgacttggtgtatagcgagaataggagagggcctagaacagagccctgggggacaccagtggtgagagcacgtggtgcggagacagattctcgccacgccacctggtaggagcgacctgtcaggtaggacgcaatccaagcatgggccgcgccggagatgcccaactcggagagggtggagaggaggatctgatggttcacagtatcaaaggcagcagataggtctagaaggatgagagcagaggagagagagttagctttagcagtgcggagagcctccgtgacacagagaagagcagtctcagttgaatgaccagtcttgaaacctgactgatttggatcaagaaggtcattctgagagagatagcaggagagctggccaaggacggcacattcaagagttttggagagaaaagaaagaagggatactggtctgtagttgttgacatcggagggatcgagtgtaggttttttcagaaggggtgcaactctcgctctcttgaagacggaagggacgtagccagcggtcaaggatgagttgatgagcgaggtgaggtaagagagaaggtctccggaaatggtctggagaagagaggaggggatagggtcaagcgggcaggttgttgggcggccggccatcacaagactcgagatttcatctggagagagaggggagaaagaggtcaaagcacagggtagggcagtgtgagcagaaccagcggtgtcgtttgacttagcaaaagaggatcggatgtcgtcgaccttcttttcaaaatggttgacgaagtcatccgcagagggggggggggggggggaggaggattcaggagggaggagaaggtggcaaagagcttcctagggttagaggcagatgcttggaaatTAGAGTGGTATAAAGTggttttagcagcagagacagaagaggaaaatgtagcgaggagggagtgaaaggatgccaggtccgcagggaggcgagttttcctccatttccgctcggctgcccggagccctgttctgtgagctcgcagtgagtcgtcgagccacggagcaggacgggaggaccgagccggcctggaggataggggacataaagaatcaaaggatgcagaaagggaagagaggagggttgaggaggcagaatcaggagataggttggagaaggtttgagcagagggaagagatgataggatggaagaggagagagtagcgggagagagagagcgaaggttgggacggcgcaataccatccgagtaggggcagagtgagaagtgttggatgagagcgagagggaaaaggatacaaggtagtggtcggagacttggaggggagttgcaatgagattagtggaagaacagcatctagtaaagatgaggtcaagcgtattgcctgccttgtgagtaggggggaaggtgagagggtgaggtcaaaagaggagaggagtggaaagaaggaggcagagaggaatgagtcaaaggtagacgtggggaggttaaagtcacccagaactgtgagaggtgagccatcctcaggaaaggaacttatcaaggcgtcaagctcattgatgaactctccaagggaacctggagggcgataaataataaggatgttaagcttgaaagggctggtaactgtgacagcatggaattcaaatgaggagatagacagatgggtcaggggagaaagagagaatgtccacttgggagagatgaggattccagtgccaccaccccgctggccagatgctctcggggtatgcgagagcacgtgggcagacgaggagagagcagtaggagtagcagtgttatctgtggtaatccatgtttccgtcagcgccaagaagtcgagggactggagggtagcataggctgagatgaactctgccttgttggccgcagaccggcagttccagaggctaccggagacctggaactccacgtgggtcgtgcgcgctgggaccaccaggttagagtggcagtggccacgcggtgtgaagcgtttgtatggcctgtgcagaggggagagaacagggttagacagacacatagttgacaggctacagaagaggctacgctaatgcaaaggagattggaatgacaagtggactacacgtctcatttttacatttacatttttagtcatttagcagacgctcttatccagagcgacttacagtagtgaatgcatacatttcatacaatttcatacatttaaaaaaaataaaaattctgtgctggccccccgtgggaatcgaacccacaaccctggcgttgcaaacaccatgctctaccaactgagctacagggaaggcaatgttcagaaagttaagcttacgttgcaaaaaacgtattgactaaaatgacgaaaatgatacagtactgctggctggtgaagtaggctagctagcagtagctgcgttgttgactttgtttgaacgtgtagctggctagttaaccgcgatagtttcagtactacaccttatcatgatacaaaagcaactatgtagctagctaacatagcactaatcaagacgttcctttgtaatgtatttagtttctacaatgctgctcgtcggtaatagttggctaggtttggaaaaatggcgtcgcgggggacgaaaatagctggctagctaacctcgataattactctaaactacacaattatcaaactatgacaaagacaactatgtagctagctaacactgcactagtcaaatcgttccgttgtaatgtattagtttctacagtggtgctagtcggtaaaggttggctagctagcagtgggtttgatgatgactaggtgtgttgactaagtctggagtctggacaacggcgtcgcggctggctagctaacctcgataattactctaaactacacaattatcttagatacaaagacagcaaagacaactatgtagctagctaacactacactaatcaagtcgttccgttgtaatgtaatagtttctacagtgctgctagtcggtagaagttggctagttggctagctagcagtgttgactacgttaggaggacgaaaatagctggctagctaacctcgataaaaACTAGGCTATCTTATCAAAACTATCAATTATTAATAACTAC encodes:
- the LOC115162087 gene encoding cofilin-2 isoform X2, which produces MASGVTVNDEVIKVFNDMKVRKSSSTEDVKKRKKAVLFCLSDDKKKIIVEEGKWILVGDIGESVDDPYACFVKLLPLNDCRYGLYDATYETKESKKEDLVFIFWAPEGAPLKSKMIYASSKDAIKKKFTGIKHEWQVNGLDDIQDRATLADKLGGNVVVSLEGLPL
- the LOC115162087 gene encoding cofilin-2 isoform X1, producing the protein MQNDSACVVASGVTVNDEVIKVFNDMKVRKSSSTEDVKKRKKAVLFCLSDDKKKIIVEEGKWILVGDIGESVDDPYACFVKLLPLNDCRYGLYDATYETKESKKEDLVFIFWAPEGAPLKSKMIYASSKDAIKKKFTGIKHEWQVNGLDDIQDRATLADKLGGNVVVSLEGLPL